One genomic segment of Streptomyces niveus includes these proteins:
- a CDS encoding DUF317 domain-containing protein, which translates to MDPHTAWPFPFDEGWTLHESENGVAFAVSPCLRLWTHFHPEPGTSGPGTWTIAANRVPFGPRTWQITFDATTPVELLHGVHAELLDLYLEDLHSDRNHLFGDMTPAAYEAYAPLVAQGWGHSVKTDGTQTFNCWDGLAGVRHRYASTGSDVPEWMAWGGYLSEPLWQARFSTGTPTALVAAFTASLISTEPVHRAVTDIPSQFRRQLYLTTPVPKPAPGTPPAGPPPPGPKRTR; encoded by the coding sequence ATGGATCCCCATACGGCCTGGCCCTTCCCCTTCGACGAGGGCTGGACACTGCACGAGTCCGAGAACGGGGTGGCCTTCGCCGTCAGCCCCTGCCTACGGCTTTGGACCCATTTCCACCCCGAACCGGGCACGTCTGGCCCGGGGACGTGGACCATCGCCGCGAACCGCGTCCCGTTCGGCCCGAGGACCTGGCAGATCACCTTCGACGCCACCACCCCCGTCGAGCTGCTGCACGGCGTCCACGCCGAGCTGCTCGACCTCTACCTCGAAGACCTGCACAGCGACCGGAACCATCTGTTCGGGGACATGACACCGGCGGCCTATGAGGCGTACGCGCCGCTGGTCGCCCAGGGCTGGGGCCACAGCGTCAAGACGGACGGCACGCAGACCTTCAACTGCTGGGACGGACTCGCCGGAGTACGGCACCGCTACGCGAGCACCGGTTCCGACGTGCCCGAGTGGATGGCCTGGGGCGGGTATCTCAGCGAGCCGCTCTGGCAGGCACGCTTCTCCACCGGCACACCCACCGCGCTCGTCGCCGCCTTCACCGCCTCGCTGATCTCCACCGAGCCCGTCCACCGCGCGGTGACGGACATCCCGTCACAGTTCCGCCGCCAGCTCTACCTCACGACACCCGTGCCCAAGCCGGCCCCGGGCACACCGCCCGCCGGCCCACCGCCACCGGGCCCGAAACGAACCCGCTGA
- a CDS encoding MSCRAMM family protein codes for MTGTLFWAPAVSAQTPEPTPSTSGPTKDTPTEAETGGVRILKKDPGGDVMSGAAFTLLDTTGEVAGKDATDARGQLAFDDLAPGVYRLKETSSGSPLHDTVPDRDVIVTPGTTTPLTITDPFKAAKVFLQAKDDKTGKLLPGSTVNIGTGGETVLTLTTGAKGTATGELTVTSRTTEFWVKQIKAPAGYDLYKPAKTFTADPGAPVTVTVTNAKTSTGSGTPPAPDPSDTPAPGEPDDNENTPTPPGKHPDSDTTAPVTDNPEPSSTPPSPGADGALAHTGANATPWWLAAGGGLLLATGTAAVAVARRRRTDNADEETSPTEG; via the coding sequence GTGACCGGCACTCTGTTCTGGGCCCCGGCCGTATCCGCCCAGACCCCCGAACCCACTCCGTCCACCTCCGGGCCCACCAAGGACACACCGACCGAGGCAGAGACCGGTGGTGTCCGGATCCTCAAGAAGGACCCCGGTGGCGACGTCATGTCAGGGGCCGCGTTCACCCTCCTCGACACCACGGGCGAGGTGGCGGGGAAGGACGCCACGGACGCACGCGGCCAACTCGCCTTCGACGACCTCGCCCCCGGCGTGTACCGGCTGAAGGAAACCTCCTCCGGCAGCCCGCTGCACGACACCGTGCCCGACCGGGACGTCATCGTCACCCCAGGAACCACCACGCCGCTGACGATCACCGACCCGTTCAAGGCCGCCAAGGTCTTCCTCCAGGCCAAGGACGACAAGACCGGCAAGCTCCTTCCCGGCTCCACCGTGAACATCGGAACGGGCGGTGAAACCGTACTCACCCTCACCACCGGGGCCAAGGGCACTGCCACCGGAGAGCTGACCGTGACGAGCCGGACGACGGAGTTCTGGGTCAAGCAGATCAAGGCGCCGGCCGGCTATGACCTGTACAAGCCCGCCAAGACATTCACCGCCGACCCCGGCGCGCCGGTCACCGTGACCGTCACCAACGCCAAGACCAGCACCGGTTCCGGCACACCGCCGGCCCCCGACCCCTCCGACACACCCGCCCCCGGTGAACCCGACGACAACGAGAACACGCCCACCCCGCCCGGCAAGCACCCCGACAGCGACACCACCGCCCCGGTCACGGACAACCCTGAGCCCAGCAGCACGCCCCCCTCGCCCGGGGCTGACGGCGCACTCGCCCACACCGGCGCGAACGCCACCCCGTGGTGGCTTGCAGCTGGAGGCGGACTGCTGCTCGCCACCGGCACAGCCGCAGTTGCCGTCGCACGTCGTCGTCGTACGGACAACGCCGACGAAGAAACCAGCCCCACGGAGGGCTGA
- a CDS encoding DUF6233 domain-containing protein yields MSGGVADHRAGRHAEIMLVLPDAQRVRVRLYERQEAEEGSRWRYLIGVPAWMTTKTGVEAAEYSVWVTADQLRPISGVDLSAVVTYKLPTKPPVGASGWTVGPGERPGQSTVHDMACRNAPPLASELTTLEALDALERPGARACEVCDAAAILVPALGLGSS; encoded by the coding sequence GTGAGCGGCGGGGTTGCGGATCATCGTGCCGGGCGCCATGCCGAGATCATGCTCGTGCTGCCCGATGCGCAGAGGGTCCGGGTTCGGCTGTACGAGAGGCAGGAGGCTGAAGAAGGTTCGCGGTGGCGCTATCTCATCGGTGTGCCCGCCTGGATGACCACCAAGACGGGCGTCGAGGCGGCCGAGTATTCGGTGTGGGTCACCGCCGATCAGCTCCGGCCGATCAGCGGCGTGGACCTGTCCGCCGTCGTGACTTACAAGCTCCCCACGAAGCCCCCGGTCGGCGCTTCGGGGTGGACGGTGGGGCCGGGTGAACGTCCAGGGCAGAGCACGGTTCATGACATGGCGTGCCGGAACGCGCCTCCGCTCGCGAGTGAGCTGACCACTCTGGAAGCCCTCGACGCGCTCGAACGGCCGGGCGCTCGCGCCTGCGAGGTGTGCGACGCCGCAGCGATTCTCGTACCCGCACTGGGACTGGGCAGCAGCTAG
- a CDS encoding BPL-N domain-containing protein, which translates to MPGRDLSTGPRPATADRRRLLLGVLPAAALLAAGCTRSNADEPAEERPLALVYNGPQGCSDCAPTIASLLRRSPQPFRVKYVGPGTGVPLTAHVLADARLYVQPGGGSDLDGVWRVLRGSAGMMRDWVRGGGSYLGLCFGGYLAGRNPGFDLLPGDTNGYIDLPDTTIHDDRDTVVPVTWRGERRYMYFQDGPAFLLDHGADADVLATYPNGTPAVVVAPYGQGRVGVSGPHPEADRSWYEDAGLKNPDGVRFDLAKELIEKTVGRR; encoded by the coding sequence ATGCCCGGCAGGGATCTGAGCACCGGCCCCCGGCCGGCCACCGCGGACCGGCGCCGGCTACTCCTCGGCGTTCTCCCTGCCGCCGCCCTGCTGGCCGCGGGCTGCACCCGGTCGAACGCCGACGAGCCGGCCGAGGAGAGGCCCCTCGCGCTGGTCTACAACGGCCCTCAGGGCTGCTCCGACTGCGCGCCGACGATCGCCTCCCTGCTGCGCCGGTCGCCGCAGCCCTTCCGCGTCAAGTACGTCGGCCCCGGCACCGGGGTCCCTCTGACCGCCCACGTTCTGGCCGACGCGCGGCTGTACGTCCAGCCGGGCGGCGGCTCCGACCTCGACGGGGTCTGGCGGGTGCTGCGTGGCTCGGCCGGGATGATGCGTGACTGGGTGCGGGGCGGCGGCAGCTACTTGGGCCTGTGCTTCGGCGGTTACCTCGCCGGACGCAACCCCGGGTTCGACCTGCTGCCCGGTGACACCAACGGATACATCGACCTCCCGGACACCACGATCCACGACGATCGCGACACCGTGGTGCCGGTGACGTGGCGCGGCGAGCGGCGGTACATGTACTTCCAGGACGGCCCGGCCTTCCTCCTCGACCACGGCGCCGACGCGGATGTCCTGGCCACCTACCCCAACGGGACGCCAGCCGTCGTCGTCGCCCCATACGGCCAGGGCAGGGTCGGAGTCAGCGGCCCCCACCCAGAAGCCGACCGCTCCTGGTACGAGGACGCCGGACTGAAGAATCCCGACGGTGTCCGGTTCGACCTGGCCAAAGAACTGATCGAGAAGACCGTCGGAAGGCGGTAA
- a CDS encoding aldo/keto reductase, producing MKNRKHATDPNNRDDGAFSRRNFMARSGFLGAGLIVAPALLSACSDQSQSTSTRSEEVASTGSNGMKTRKLGELEVSEMGAGAMSISANYGPPANINQGIRVLREAHERGVSFFDTAEVYGPHTSEELVGRALEPFRDEVKIATKFGFDSEAKSGLNSRPDHIRKVVEGSLKRLRTDRIDLYYQHRVDPDVPIEDVAGTVKELIAEGKVLHFGLSEPSARTIRRAHAVQPVTAVQTEYSLMERDPEKNGVLAICEELGIGFVPWGPIGMGYLTGKISARSKFDPKTDIRSTFDRFSPENLTANMPVVDLLRRISENENSTPSQVALAWLLAQKPWIVPIPGTRNLKHLNENLGARKVQLSPGDLGDIETAFAEIEVRGGRMNEMQMKMVDQTV from the coding sequence ATGAAGAATCGCAAGCACGCAACTGATCCGAATAATCGAGACGACGGCGCCTTCAGCCGCCGCAACTTCATGGCCAGGAGCGGATTTCTCGGGGCCGGGTTGATCGTCGCCCCAGCGCTCTTGTCTGCCTGCTCGGATCAGTCCCAGTCCACCAGCACCCGGAGCGAGGAAGTCGCATCTACCGGGAGCAACGGAATGAAGACACGAAAGCTCGGAGAACTGGAAGTATCGGAAATGGGGGCCGGCGCTATGAGTATTAGCGCGAACTACGGTCCCCCCGCCAACATAAACCAGGGAATCAGGGTTCTGCGCGAGGCCCACGAAAGGGGTGTCTCATTCTTTGACACCGCCGAAGTGTACGGCCCGCACACAAGCGAGGAGCTTGTGGGCAGGGCGCTCGAACCCTTCCGTGACGAGGTCAAGATTGCGACCAAGTTCGGCTTTGACAGCGAAGCGAAAAGTGGTCTGAACAGCAGGCCGGACCACATCAGAAAAGTCGTCGAGGGCTCACTCAAGCGCCTTCGGACCGACCGCATCGATCTGTACTATCAGCACCGGGTGGATCCGGATGTGCCGATTGAGGATGTGGCCGGCACAGTCAAGGAACTCATCGCGGAAGGAAAGGTTCTGCATTTCGGCCTTTCCGAGCCGAGCGCCAGAACAATCCGCCGAGCGCACGCCGTTCAACCCGTCACAGCGGTCCAGACGGAATATTCACTGATGGAACGGGATCCAGAAAAGAACGGTGTGCTCGCGATCTGCGAGGAACTTGGAATCGGTTTTGTCCCGTGGGGCCCCATAGGAATGGGATACCTCACGGGCAAAATAAGCGCTCGCTCAAAGTTCGACCCGAAGACAGACATTCGATCCACGTTCGATCGCTTCTCTCCGGAAAACCTGACAGCCAACATGCCGGTCGTTGATCTGCTCAGGAGGATTTCGGAGAACGAGAATTCGACACCTTCCCAGGTTGCCCTGGCCTGGCTTCTGGCACAGAAGCCGTGGATTGTGCCGATCCCGGGCACCCGAAACCTGAAGCACCTGAACGAGAATCTGGGGGCACGCAAAGTTCAGCTCTCGCCCGGAGATCTTGGCGACATCGAAACCGCTTTCGCTGAAATTGAAGTACGCGGCGGCCGTATGAATGAAATGCAGATGAAGATGGTCGACCAAACAGTGTGA
- a CDS encoding helix-turn-helix transcriptional regulator has protein sequence MDNRDEVKAFLTSRRARITPEQAGLQHYSRNRRVPGLRRNEVADLAGVSVEYYAQLERGNLSGVSDSVLDALARSLQLDEAERAHLADLARTAGPAARSRRKSSARQVRPSVARILELMAEVPAFVNNARLDVLAANPLAQALYAPFFADPARPANHARFAFLNPRARDFWLDWEQIANDTVAVLRTEVGRDPYDKAMTDLIGELSTRSDEFRIRWAAHDVRLHRTGLKHFHHPVVGDLHLNFESMELTADPGLTLTAFSAEAGSPDDDALRVLASWAATHHTADTLADPGLSRRPRR, from the coding sequence GTGGACAACCGTGACGAGGTCAAGGCATTCCTCACTTCCCGCCGCGCCAGGATCACGCCTGAGCAGGCTGGCCTGCAGCACTACAGCCGCAACCGCCGGGTGCCCGGACTCCGCCGGAACGAGGTCGCTGACCTGGCCGGAGTCAGCGTCGAGTACTACGCCCAACTAGAACGCGGCAACCTCAGCGGCGTCTCCGACAGCGTCCTCGACGCCCTCGCCCGTTCACTACAGCTCGACGAGGCTGAACGGGCGCATCTGGCCGACCTTGCCCGCACCGCCGGCCCTGCGGCCCGTTCGCGTCGCAAGTCCTCGGCGAGGCAGGTTCGGCCCAGCGTGGCGCGCATCCTCGAGCTGATGGCCGAGGTGCCGGCCTTCGTGAACAACGCGCGCCTCGATGTCCTCGCCGCGAACCCCCTCGCCCAGGCGCTGTACGCGCCGTTCTTCGCCGACCCAGCCCGCCCGGCCAACCACGCCCGCTTCGCCTTCCTCAACCCCCGGGCCCGCGACTTCTGGCTCGACTGGGAACAGATCGCCAACGACACCGTGGCCGTGCTGCGCACCGAAGTTGGTCGTGACCCCTACGACAAGGCAATGACCGACCTCATCGGCGAACTGTCCACCCGCAGCGACGAGTTCCGCATCCGCTGGGCCGCGCACGACGTGCGCCTGCACCGCACCGGACTCAAACATTTCCACCACCCCGTCGTCGGCGACTTGCACCTGAACTTCGAGTCCATGGAACTGACCGCCGACCCGGGCCTGACACTGACCGCCTTCAGCGCCGAAGCCGGCTCGCCCGATGACGACGCTCTTCGCGTCCTCGCCAGTTGGGCCGCCACCCACCACACCGCCGACACTCTGGCCGACCCGGGCCTGAGCCGCAGGCCCCGCCGCTGA
- a CDS encoding SDR family oxidoreductase: protein MTDNQFTTHTELFDLSGKYALVTGGTKGIGMMIARGLLQAGARVVISSRNADTCAEAQQQLSEFGDVQAIPADLSRHDECQRLAGLVMADSERLDILVNNAGAMRSEPLETFPDEAWDSVIDLNLKSPFWLVQALLPALRRAGTADDPARIINIGSIAAIHVAQAPTYSYASSKAALHQLTRVLARELGPQHVTVNAVAPGVFPSQMMGATLDAIGDTIAAAAPLRRLGRDDDMAGIAVFLASRAGSYLTGAIIPVDGGTATTATGTPPVMGH, encoded by the coding sequence ATGACGGACAACCAATTCACCACTCACACAGAACTTTTCGATCTGAGTGGGAAGTACGCACTTGTCACTGGCGGTACCAAGGGCATTGGGATGATGATTGCGCGCGGCCTTCTCCAGGCGGGCGCCCGCGTCGTCATCAGCTCGCGCAATGCGGACACGTGTGCGGAGGCACAGCAGCAGCTATCCGAATTCGGCGACGTCCAAGCAATTCCCGCCGACCTGTCCAGGCACGACGAGTGCCAGCGCCTCGCTGGTCTTGTCATGGCCGACTCGGAGCGCCTGGACATCCTCGTCAACAACGCGGGAGCGATGCGTAGCGAGCCGCTGGAGACGTTCCCGGACGAGGCCTGGGACTCAGTGATCGACCTCAACCTCAAGTCGCCGTTCTGGCTGGTGCAGGCGCTGCTTCCCGCACTTCGCAGGGCGGGAACCGCCGATGATCCGGCGAGGATCATCAACATCGGCAGTATCGCCGCCATCCACGTCGCCCAGGCGCCCACCTACTCGTACGCCAGCAGCAAAGCGGCACTCCATCAACTCACCAGAGTGCTTGCCCGGGAGCTGGGCCCACAGCACGTCACGGTGAACGCGGTAGCACCGGGAGTCTTCCCGTCGCAGATGATGGGGGCCACGCTCGATGCCATCGGCGACACGATCGCGGCGGCGGCCCCTCTGCGCCGGCTCGGCCGAGACGACGACATGGCGGGTATCGCCGTGTTTCTCGCCAGCCGGGCTGGGTCCTACCTCACGGGCGCCATCATCCCGGTAGATGGCGGCACCGCGACGACTGCAACGGGTACACCCCCCGTCATGGGCCACTGA
- a CDS encoding helix-turn-helix transcriptional regulator, with amino-acid sequence MDPRTEIREFLSSRRARIAPAQAGLPAYGGNRRVKGLRREEVALLAGVSVDYYVRMERGSLAGASDGVLDALASALQLDEAERDHLFHLARRFRTPRGPRRRKPAVTVRATLQQVLDAISDAPAWIGNGRYDVLAMNQLARALYSPVLADSRRPANTARFVYLKPEAARDFFVDYDQVAGAVAAKLRMEAGRNPHDEELIALVGELSTCSELFRQRWASQDVRLHRSGRKRMRHPIVGRLDLDVESLELPAEPGLHLNVYTAPAGTPTADNLALLASWAATRQTLATELEAHNG; translated from the coding sequence ATGGATCCACGCACCGAGATCCGGGAGTTTCTCAGCTCGCGTCGCGCCCGCATCGCACCCGCGCAGGCGGGCCTGCCCGCTTACGGCGGCAACCGTCGGGTCAAAGGTCTGCGCCGCGAGGAGGTAGCGCTGCTCGCGGGGGTATCGGTCGACTACTACGTGCGCATGGAGCGCGGCAGCCTCGCCGGTGCCTCCGACGGCGTGCTCGACGCGTTGGCCTCTGCCCTGCAACTCGACGAGGCCGAGCGCGACCACCTGTTCCACCTCGCGCGCCGATTTAGGACGCCGCGCGGTCCACGCCGGCGTAAGCCTGCCGTGACGGTGCGCGCGACACTGCAGCAGGTGCTCGACGCGATCTCCGATGCGCCGGCCTGGATCGGTAACGGCCGTTACGACGTGCTCGCCATGAATCAACTCGCTCGCGCGCTGTATTCACCGGTGCTGGCCGATTCGCGACGGCCCGCGAACACAGCGCGGTTCGTCTATCTGAAGCCCGAGGCGGCCAGAGATTTCTTTGTCGATTACGACCAAGTCGCCGGTGCCGTGGCTGCGAAGCTACGCATGGAAGCCGGCCGCAATCCGCACGACGAGGAGCTGATCGCCCTAGTCGGCGAACTGTCAACTTGCAGTGAGCTGTTTCGGCAGCGGTGGGCATCTCAGGACGTGCGGCTGCACCGCTCCGGCCGCAAGCGTATGCGCCATCCGATAGTGGGCCGGCTCGACTTGGACGTCGAGTCCCTGGAACTGCCTGCCGAACCCGGCCTGCACCTCAACGTCTACACCGCACCCGCGGGCACACCGACCGCTGACAATTTGGCGCTCTTGGCGTCGTGGGCGGCCACCCGACAGACGCTGGCGACCGAGCTCGAAGCACACAACGGATAG
- a CDS encoding helix-turn-helix transcriptional regulator codes for MNKQELGAFLRTRRERLRPEDVGLPCGPRRRTPGLRREEVAVLAYISTEYYIRLEQGRAPGPSGDVLAAIAGALRLTDAESDHLHVLAGTAPNRTGLHRRDVRPSILALLERLPQTAGFVMSAACEVLAWNDLAAALMEDFAPLAPEDRNLARRAFPGPQPADRTLYGISDAADFRLSVVTQLHTTLARYPTDPAVTDLVDELRDTSPDFARLWERHDVQAAPMLTKTFRHPTVGEVTVDCDTLTLTDRDQNLVLYSAPPGSPSAEALALLNLLGAEASHYPR; via the coding sequence ATGAACAAACAGGAACTCGGGGCGTTCCTCCGCACCCGCCGGGAGCGGCTCCGCCCGGAGGACGTCGGTCTCCCCTGCGGCCCGCGGCGCCGCACACCAGGCCTTCGCCGCGAGGAAGTGGCGGTCCTCGCGTATATCTCCACGGAGTACTACATCCGGCTGGAGCAGGGCCGGGCGCCAGGCCCCTCGGGCGACGTCCTGGCCGCGATCGCAGGCGCGCTGCGGCTCACCGACGCAGAGTCCGACCACCTCCACGTCCTCGCGGGCACCGCACCAAACCGGACCGGACTGCACCGGCGCGACGTCCGCCCCAGCATCCTCGCCCTCCTCGAACGGCTGCCGCAGACGGCCGGCTTCGTCATGTCCGCCGCGTGCGAAGTCCTCGCCTGGAACGACCTCGCGGCCGCGCTCATGGAGGACTTCGCCCCGCTCGCCCCCGAGGACCGCAACCTCGCCCGCCGGGCCTTCCCCGGACCGCAGCCCGCCGATAGGACGCTCTACGGGATCTCCGACGCCGCCGACTTCCGGCTGAGCGTCGTGACGCAACTCCACACCACCCTCGCCCGCTACCCCACCGATCCCGCGGTGACCGACCTCGTCGACGAACTCCGCGACACCAGCCCCGACTTCGCCCGGCTCTGGGAACGACACGACGTGCAGGCCGCCCCGATGCTCACCAAGACCTTCCGCCATCCGACCGTCGGCGAGGTCACCGTCGACTGTGACACGCTCACCCTCACCGACCGTGACCAGAACCTCGTGCTCTACAGCGCGCCTCCGGGATCCCCCAGCGCCGAAGCCCTCGCTCTGCTGAACCTCCTGGGAGCAGAGGCCAGTCACTACCCACGGTAG
- a CDS encoding SDR family NAD(P)-dependent oxidoreductase: protein MTNNTNTTDSAPIGLLTGKVLFITGASRGIGAAAARLFASEGAAVVLAARSTDALERIVKEIRADGGVADAVTLDLADPASIRAAVDRVEELHGRLDGAFNNGAIVQQQPGPLDTTSDADIDGQFAVNFRSHWTAMNAEAALMRRSGGGAIVNTSSIGSRRAAPPLPAYGAMKRALNSLTETAAVTWAPEGIRVNGITPGGTATEMMEEWEAATPGIIEASTEGTPLGRMAQPREVAEVAAWLLSDRASYVIGAIVPVDGGAGA from the coding sequence ATGACAAACAACACGAACACCACCGACAGCGCACCCATCGGCCTGCTCACCGGCAAGGTCCTCTTCATCACCGGCGCCAGCCGTGGGATCGGCGCGGCCGCGGCCCGGCTCTTCGCCTCCGAGGGCGCCGCCGTCGTGCTTGCCGCCCGCAGCACCGACGCCCTGGAGCGCATCGTGAAGGAGATCCGCGCCGACGGCGGTGTCGCCGACGCCGTCACCCTGGACCTCGCCGACCCCGCGAGCATCCGCGCCGCCGTCGACCGCGTCGAGGAACTGCATGGACGGCTCGACGGCGCTTTCAACAACGGTGCGATCGTCCAGCAGCAGCCCGGCCCGCTCGACACCACGAGCGATGCGGACATCGACGGGCAGTTCGCGGTGAACTTCCGCTCGCACTGGACCGCCATGAACGCCGAGGCCGCGCTCATGCGGCGAAGCGGCGGCGGGGCGATCGTCAACACCTCCAGCATCGGCAGCCGCCGCGCGGCGCCGCCCCTGCCCGCGTACGGCGCCATGAAGCGCGCGCTCAACAGTCTCACCGAGACCGCTGCGGTGACCTGGGCCCCCGAGGGCATCCGGGTGAACGGCATTACTCCCGGCGGCACGGCCACGGAGATGATGGAGGAGTGGGAGGCGGCGACTCCCGGCATCATCGAGGCCAGTACCGAGGGGACACCGCTCGGCCGCATGGCCCAGCCCCGCGAGGTCGCCGAGGTGGCCGCGTGGCTGCTCAGCGACCGGGCCTCCTACGTGATCGGCGCGATCGTCCCGGTCGACGGCGGCGCCGGCGCCTGA
- a CDS encoding metallophosphoesterase → MILVLLLIRLIVLAAFGALHWYVWRRLVRDTTLRGSLQRRAGSVVFVAGPLLTGGALVAENPWVPFVLEQILAWPGYLWMVVFLYLLLPLLAGEAVRPLLRWWLVRRDAVADTREQAHPSVRLPVAGWPGESGRQQDEELVAVGPPLTMEAGRSDIARDTPEPVAAAELPRVPEPEPSLPSPADLSRRLFVSRVVGGAAAAVAVGTVGFGTYGVLRGPMVKRLTIPLAKLPRSAHGFRIAVVSDIHLGPILGRGFAQRVVDTINATQPDLIAVVGDLVDGSVEDLGPAVEPLAGLRARHGTYFVTGNHEYFSGAEPWVEKVRDLGLSPLENTRTEMPGFDLVGVNDVAGEKYGEGPDFGKALGDRDRSRAAVLLAHQPIVINDAVRHGVDLQLSGHTHGGQLWPGNLIAELANPTLAGLERHGDTQLYVSRGAGAWGPPVRVGAPSDITVVELASKRT, encoded by the coding sequence GTGATTCTCGTTTTGCTGCTCATCAGACTCATCGTGCTGGCGGCGTTCGGTGCGCTGCACTGGTACGTGTGGCGCCGTCTGGTGCGCGACACGACACTCCGGGGCTCGCTTCAGCGGCGTGCCGGGAGCGTCGTTTTCGTGGCCGGGCCTCTGCTGACGGGCGGTGCCCTGGTGGCCGAGAACCCGTGGGTCCCCTTCGTTCTCGAACAGATCCTGGCCTGGCCCGGGTACCTGTGGATGGTTGTCTTCCTCTACTTGCTGCTTCCGCTGTTGGCGGGTGAGGCCGTCCGGCCACTGCTGCGATGGTGGCTCGTACGACGTGACGCCGTAGCAGACACGCGGGAGCAGGCACATCCGTCCGTGCGGTTGCCCGTAGCGGGCTGGCCCGGCGAGTCCGGGAGACAGCAGGACGAGGAACTCGTCGCCGTCGGCCCGCCCCTGACGATGGAGGCCGGCAGATCCGATATCGCACGAGACACGCCGGAGCCAGTCGCAGCGGCCGAGCTCCCGCGTGTACCGGAACCCGAGCCGTCGCTACCCAGTCCGGCAGACCTGTCCCGCCGCCTCTTCGTCTCGCGTGTCGTGGGCGGTGCCGCAGCGGCCGTTGCAGTCGGCACCGTCGGCTTCGGGACCTACGGTGTGCTCCGTGGCCCCATGGTGAAGCGCCTCACCATCCCGCTGGCCAAACTGCCTCGCAGCGCACACGGGTTCCGGATCGCTGTTGTCAGTGACATCCACCTGGGCCCGATTTTGGGCCGTGGGTTCGCCCAGCGGGTCGTCGACACGATCAACGCGACCCAGCCCGACCTGATCGCCGTCGTCGGCGACTTGGTCGACGGCAGTGTCGAAGACCTCGGCCCAGCCGTCGAGCCGCTCGCCGGGCTGCGGGCGCGCCACGGGACGTACTTCGTCACCGGCAACCACGAGTACTTCTCAGGCGCCGAGCCGTGGGTCGAGAAGGTGCGTGACCTGGGACTGAGCCCGCTGGAGAACACCCGCACAGAGATGCCCGGCTTCGACCTGGTGGGCGTCAACGACGTGGCGGGCGAAAAGTACGGTGAGGGCCCCGACTTCGGCAAGGCCCTTGGCGACCGTGACCGTTCCCGCGCCGCTGTACTCCTGGCCCATCAGCCGATCGTCATCAACGACGCCGTGCGCCACGGCGTCGACCTCCAGCTCTCCGGCCACACCCATGGCGGCCAGTTGTGGCCCGGCAACCTCATCGCCGAGTTGGCAAACCCGACGCTCGCGGGCCTTGAGCGCCACGGCGACACCCAGCTCTATGTGAGCCGCGGCGCAGGCGCCTGGGGCCCACCGGTCCGCGTGGGCGCCCCGTCTGACATCACCGTGGTCGAACTTGCCTCGAAACGTACCTAG
- a CDS encoding cyclophilin-like fold protein — protein sequence MKKVLASMTGAAAAVALAACSSGTAADSAGSPPATAEVSSPESRSSGGADESANEGTPITITAGDRTIRATLNDSDVARDFAEMLPVSLPWFRNLDIEYISELSDPLTETGPFYTDVQPGDIVYFNPRDSVTIIYEPTTSVPTLTKMGEITSDVSVFEELPADVEMRIEAG from the coding sequence ATGAAGAAAGTTCTCGCTTCCATGACCGGGGCGGCGGCTGCGGTCGCCCTCGCCGCCTGTTCCTCCGGCACAGCCGCCGACTCAGCGGGATCACCACCGGCAACCGCCGAGGTCTCCTCGCCCGAGTCCCGCTCATCCGGGGGCGCTGATGAGTCAGCGAACGAAGGCACTCCCATCACGATCACCGCCGGCGACCGCACCATCAGAGCTACGCTTAACGACAGTGATGTCGCTCGGGACTTTGCGGAGATGCTGCCGGTCAGTTTGCCGTGGTTCCGGAACTTGGATATCGAGTACATCTCCGAGTTGTCCGACCCGCTGACCGAGACCGGGCCCTTCTATACCGATGTCCAGCCCGGCGACATTGTTTACTTCAACCCACGTGACAGCGTGACCATCATCTACGAGCCGACCACCTCGGTCCCGACGCTCACGAAGATGGGCGAGATCACATCCGACGTGAGCGTCTTCGAAGAACTTCCTGCGGACGTAGAAATGCGGATCGAGGCCGGGTGA